A genomic segment from Gemmatimonadota bacterium encodes:
- a CDS encoding CusA/CzcA family heavy metal efflux RND transporter → MLKRIIEWSVNHKLMVLLGTLVVVLAGTWAMFRTPVDAIPDLSDVQVIVMTEWPGQAPQTVEDQVTYPLSTEMLKVPHIKFVRGMSQFGLSAVYVVFEDGTDLYWARSRVLEYLSSAQAKLPQGASPVMGPDATGVGWVMQYILADTSGKLNLAQLRGLQDFTVRPALTAVPGVAEIASLGGYEKQYQVDVDPAKLLAYNIPIQKVSQAVRASNQDVGGRVLEMGGSEYVVRGRGRFNSLDDIRNVAIGNGPGGTPVTVGDVANVQLGPEIRRGIADLDGRGEIVTGWVVMRYGGNPLAVINGVKAKMAELQKALPKGVVFVDGYDRSGLIESAIATLRSKLFEESLIVAAVTLLFLMHGSSALVAILTLPIGILMALLAMHLLGLSANIMSLGGIAIAIGAMIDAAIVMVENMHKHIEHNERDGNPRTHWEVVIDSAKEVGPSLFISLLIITVSFIPVFALQDQEGRLFKPLAWTKTLSMASASLLSITLVPVMMGLFIRGKVKPESANPVNRFLIKVYRPVIEFVLRRRWPTIIAAGVVLLVTIYPWSHIGSEFMPPLNEGAIMDMPSLFPGVGSEQAKEIVTQRDAALAKIPEVQMVLGKIGRAETATDMAPMSMIETIAVLKDKKDWRPDVTYDSIVAQANATVKTPGVGNMWSMPIKNRLDMLATGIKTPVGIKIFGPSLDTLDQIGKEIEGILPAVVGTNTVFAERAVGGKYLDVTVDRAASARYGLTGDDVQMALSAAVGGVDAGQVIEGRERYSVLVRYPRALRDNPEQVGNVLVATPSGAQVALGELAHIEVVKGPTLIKSENAYLNNIVYVDVQGRDIGSYVGDAKKLLAAKLTLPPGYRLEWSGQYESLERASQKLRIVVPITLAIIFGLLYFNFRSVTESAIVMLSLPFALVGGVWLMWLLHYNMSVAVAIGFIALAGVAAETGVIMLIYLDQAYHERAEHGELLDRSDVDAAVERGAVERVRPKMMTVTAIIAGLVPILWSQGTGADVMKRIAAPMVGGMVTSTILTLVVIPAIYSLWKEWAVNRHNDKGRGVDLHARSL, encoded by the coding sequence AGCTCATGGTGCTTCTGGGTACGCTCGTGGTCGTGCTCGCAGGTACGTGGGCGATGTTCAGAACGCCCGTGGACGCGATTCCGGATCTGTCGGACGTGCAGGTAATCGTCATGACCGAGTGGCCCGGCCAGGCGCCGCAGACTGTGGAGGATCAGGTTACGTATCCGCTTTCGACCGAGATGCTCAAGGTGCCGCACATCAAATTCGTGCGTGGCATGAGCCAGTTCGGTCTTTCGGCGGTGTACGTGGTGTTCGAGGATGGCACCGATCTCTATTGGGCACGCAGTCGAGTGCTCGAATATCTGAGCAGCGCACAAGCAAAGCTTCCGCAAGGTGCGTCGCCGGTGATGGGCCCCGATGCAACTGGTGTGGGCTGGGTGATGCAGTACATCCTGGCCGACACGAGCGGCAAGCTCAATCTGGCGCAGCTGCGCGGCTTGCAGGACTTCACTGTCCGTCCCGCACTCACTGCTGTTCCCGGCGTTGCTGAGATCGCATCTCTGGGTGGGTACGAGAAGCAATATCAGGTGGATGTCGATCCGGCCAAACTCCTGGCCTACAATATCCCGATCCAGAAAGTGAGCCAAGCCGTCCGCGCATCGAACCAGGATGTCGGTGGTCGCGTATTGGAGATGGGTGGTTCCGAGTACGTGGTTCGTGGCCGCGGGCGCTTCAACAGTCTGGACGACATTCGCAACGTGGCGATTGGCAACGGGCCCGGGGGTACGCCAGTTACGGTTGGTGACGTGGCCAACGTGCAGCTCGGCCCGGAAATTCGACGCGGCATCGCCGACCTGGATGGAAGGGGCGAGATCGTAACCGGATGGGTCGTCATGCGCTACGGTGGCAATCCTCTCGCCGTCATAAACGGTGTGAAAGCGAAGATGGCCGAGCTGCAGAAAGCGCTGCCGAAGGGCGTAGTCTTTGTCGACGGCTATGACCGGTCCGGGTTGATCGAGAGCGCGATCGCGACGCTACGAAGCAAGTTGTTCGAGGAGTCGTTGATAGTAGCGGCTGTGACGCTGCTGTTTCTCATGCACGGGTCGAGCGCCCTGGTCGCGATCCTGACTCTACCGATCGGCATTCTGATGGCGCTGCTGGCGATGCACCTCCTGGGTCTGAGTGCCAACATCATGAGCTTGGGCGGGATCGCCATCGCAATCGGCGCAATGATAGATGCGGCGATCGTGATGGTGGAGAACATGCACAAGCACATCGAGCACAATGAGCGTGACGGAAACCCACGAACGCACTGGGAGGTGGTGATCGACTCGGCGAAGGAGGTTGGTCCGTCGCTCTTCATCTCGCTCCTGATCATCACCGTGTCGTTTATTCCGGTCTTTGCGCTTCAGGATCAGGAAGGCAGGCTCTTCAAGCCGCTCGCGTGGACCAAGACACTCTCAATGGCATCGGCCTCCTTGCTTTCGATCACGCTTGTGCCGGTAATGATGGGCCTCTTCATCCGTGGCAAGGTGAAGCCTGAGTCGGCCAACCCAGTTAATCGGTTCCTGATCAAAGTCTACCGACCGGTCATCGAGTTTGTGCTCAGGCGTCGGTGGCCAACGATCATCGCGGCTGGCGTTGTGCTGCTCGTGACCATCTACCCATGGTCGCACATCGGCAGTGAATTCATGCCGCCCCTGAACGAAGGAGCCATCATGGACATGCCATCGCTCTTCCCCGGTGTCGGGAGCGAACAGGCCAAAGAGATCGTCACGCAGCGTGACGCGGCTCTTGCAAAGATTCCCGAAGTGCAGATGGTCCTGGGCAAGATCGGTCGTGCAGAGACCGCGACTGACATGGCGCCGATGTCGATGATCGAGACGATCGCCGTCTTGAAGGACAAGAAGGATTGGCGACCGGATGTGACATACGACTCTATCGTGGCTCAGGCGAATGCCACTGTGAAAACGCCCGGTGTGGGCAACATGTGGTCGATGCCGATCAAGAACCGGCTCGACATGCTCGCGACCGGTATCAAGACTCCAGTAGGCATCAAGATCTTCGGACCGAGTCTGGATACGTTGGATCAGATCGGCAAGGAGATCGAGGGTATCCTGCCCGCGGTCGTGGGGACCAACACCGTTTTCGCCGAACGTGCGGTAGGTGGAAAATACCTCGACGTTACGGTCGATCGTGCGGCCTCGGCGCGCTACGGGCTAACAGGAGACGACGTGCAGATGGCGTTGAGCGCAGCGGTGGGAGGTGTCGACGCCGGACAGGTAATTGAAGGACGCGAACGGTACAGCGTGCTCGTGCGCTATCCGCGCGCGCTGCGCGACAACCCCGAGCAAGTTGGAAATGTCCTGGTCGCCACGCCGTCCGGCGCGCAGGTAGCGTTGGGTGAACTCGCGCACATCGAGGTCGTCAAGGGTCCGACGCTCATCAAGTCCGAGAACGCGTATCTCAACAACATCGTCTATGTCGATGTCCAGGGCCGCGATATCGGGAGCTACGTTGGTGACGCAAAGAAGCTGCTCGCAGCGAAGCTCACACTTCCCCCAGGCTACAGACTTGAGTGGTCAGGCCAATATGAGTCCTTGGAGCGTGCATCGCAGAAGCTCCGAATCGTCGTACCGATCACGCTCGCGATCATCTTCGGGCTCCTCTACTTCAATTTCAGGAGCGTGACGGAGAGCGCTATTGTCATGCTATCACTTCCGTTCGCGCTCGTGGGCGGCGTGTGGCTCATGTGGCTGTTGCATTACAACATGAGCGTCGCCGTGGCAATTGGATTTATTGCCCTGGCTGGGGTGGCCGCGGAGACCGGAGTGATCATGCTTATCTACCTGGATCAGGCGTATCACGAACGTGCCGAGCATGGTGAGCTACTGGACCGGAGCGATGTGGATGCCGCCGTCGAGCGCGGTGCAGTCGAACGCGTGCGGCCCAAGATGATGACCGTGACGGCGATCATAGCAGGACTCGTCCCCATTTTGTGGAGTCAGGGGACAGGGGCTGACGTAATGAAGCGGATCGCGGCGCCAATGGTGGGCGGAATGGTCACAAGCACCATACTCACTCTGGTGGTGATCCCCGCGATCTACTCGTTATGGAAGGAATGGGCAGTCAACCGCCACAATGATAAGGGACGCGGAGTTGATCTGCACGCACGATCCCTCTGA